A window of the Sporosarcina sp. FSL K6-2383 genome harbors these coding sequences:
- the typA gene encoding translational GTPase TypA, producing MTKTRNDLRNIAIIAHVDHGKTTLVDQLLKQSGIFRSNEQVEDRAMDSNEIERERGITILAKNTAIEYKDTKINILDTPGHADFGGEVERILKMVDGVILVVDSYEGCMPQTRFVLKKALEENIKPIVVVNKIDREFARPEEVVDEVLELFIELDANDDQLDFPVVYASGFNGTASLSPDPASQEDTLRDLYDAIIEHVPAPVDNSEEPLQFQVSLLDYSDYVGRIGIGRVFRGTMKVGQQVSVLKRDGSVKNFRVTKMSGFLGLKRVDIEEAKAGDLIAVSGMENIDVGETICPVDHPEALPELFIDEPTLQMTFLVNNSPFAGKEGKWVTSRKIEERLESQLQTDVSLRVDPTDSPDAWTVSGRGELHLSILIENMRREGFELQVSKPSVIVKEIDGIRSEPVERVQIDIPEEHTGSIIESMGERKGEMIDMVNNGNGQVRLTFNVPARGLIGYSTEFLTLTRGYGILNHTFDSYQPMAKGKVGGRRNGVLVSMENGTATPYSIMQLEDRGIMFVSAGTDIYAGMIVGENTRESDLTINLTKAKQATNVRSATKDQTVTTKKPRIMSLEEALQYLDDDEYCEITPQSIRLRKKILDKNERERVQKKK from the coding sequence ATGACTAAAACACGCAATGATTTACGTAACATAGCAATTATCGCTCACGTCGATCACGGAAAAACGACGCTGGTCGATCAACTTTTGAAACAATCGGGGATCTTCCGTTCAAACGAACAAGTAGAAGATCGTGCCATGGACTCAAACGAAATTGAACGTGAACGCGGGATTACAATCCTTGCTAAGAATACGGCAATTGAATACAAAGATACAAAAATCAACATCCTAGACACACCGGGTCACGCTGACTTTGGTGGAGAAGTAGAACGTATTTTGAAAATGGTTGACGGCGTTATTCTTGTTGTCGATTCATATGAAGGCTGTATGCCACAAACGCGTTTTGTTCTTAAAAAAGCGCTTGAAGAAAACATTAAGCCAATCGTTGTTGTCAACAAGATCGACCGTGAATTTGCACGTCCGGAAGAAGTGGTTGATGAAGTGCTTGAGTTGTTTATCGAGCTTGATGCCAATGATGATCAATTAGATTTCCCAGTTGTCTATGCATCTGGATTTAACGGAACAGCGAGCTTGTCTCCTGACCCAGCTTCACAAGAGGACACGCTACGTGACCTTTACGATGCAATCATTGAGCATGTTCCAGCGCCAGTTGATAATAGTGAAGAACCATTACAATTCCAAGTGTCACTTCTTGACTACAGTGACTATGTTGGACGTATTGGTATTGGACGCGTTTTCCGTGGTACGATGAAAGTTGGTCAACAAGTTTCTGTGTTGAAACGTGATGGTTCTGTGAAGAACTTCCGTGTAACAAAAATGTCGGGGTTCCTTGGTTTGAAACGAGTGGACATTGAAGAAGCTAAAGCAGGCGATTTGATCGCGGTATCTGGTATGGAAAATATCGACGTTGGTGAAACGATTTGCCCTGTCGATCATCCAGAAGCGCTTCCAGAATTGTTCATTGACGAGCCAACGCTTCAAATGACATTCCTTGTCAACAACAGTCCATTTGCAGGAAAAGAAGGTAAGTGGGTTACGTCAAGAAAAATTGAAGAACGTCTTGAATCACAATTGCAAACAGATGTATCACTTCGTGTAGATCCAACTGATTCACCAGATGCGTGGACGGTTTCAGGACGCGGTGAGCTTCACTTGTCTATTTTGATTGAAAACATGCGCCGTGAAGGATTCGAGCTACAGGTTTCGAAACCATCCGTTATCGTAAAAGAAATCGATGGTATTCGTTCAGAGCCAGTTGAACGTGTGCAAATCGATATTCCAGAAGAGCATACGGGTTCAATCATTGAATCGATGGGTGAGCGTAAAGGTGAAATGATTGATATGGTCAACAATGGTAATGGACAAGTTCGTTTGACGTTCAATGTCCCTGCCCGTGGATTGATTGGTTATTCAACTGAGTTCCTAACGCTGACAAGAGGGTACGGTATTTTGAATCATACATTCGATTCTTACCAACCGATGGCAAAAGGAAAAGTTGGAGGTCGTAGAAATGGTGTTCTCGTCTCTATGGAGAATGGTACAGCCACGCCTTACAGTATTATGCAACTTGAAGACCGTGGTATTATGTTTGTTTCTGCAGGAACAGATATATACGCAGGGATGATTGTTGGCGAAAATACACGTGAAAGCGATTTGACAATCAACTTAACGAAGGCTAAACAAGCGACAAACGTTCGTTCAGCGACGAAAGATCAAACAGTAACAACGAAAAAACCGAGAATTATGTCACTTGAAGAAGCGCTACAATACTTGGATGATGATGAGTATTGTGAAATTACACCGCAGTCTATCAGACTACGCAAGAAAATTCTTGATAAGAACGAGCGCGAGCGCGTTCAGAAAAAGAAATAA
- a CDS encoding FtsW/RodA/SpoVE family cell cycle protein — MSTYMKRFLKNFDFPLFFTYLVLCLFGLVMIYSASMGAAVERYKAEPDNFFQNQVLNLAIALPVFFMASFFPYKNYKRKKIMILSVLGMFSLLFLVHFIGWGKEEVGARSWLITPFGKLQPSEVAKIVIIIYFSSVFAKKYESGTIDNINQSIAPPIAILIVAVGSIMLETDLGGSLIIVVVALSVLLASGIKKRTFFKLSGIISIGMLFAGLILFVKWKDIMNDGRLGRLLSFMNPFDYEQGSGYQVSNGYIAIGTGGLKGLGLGNSIQKMGYLPEPHTDVIMAVISEELGLVGALIVIGGLGFIVMRAFSIALRAQDPQARMLAAGIGSLIGIQTFINLGGLTGLIPLTGVTLPFISYGGTSIILLSLALGILMNVSMFVKYEKTNRKGSAL; from the coding sequence ATGAGTACATATATGAAACGTTTTTTAAAAAACTTTGACTTCCCGTTATTTTTTACCTACTTAGTGCTTTGTTTATTTGGACTTGTGATGATTTATAGTGCGAGTATGGGAGCTGCTGTAGAAAGATATAAAGCAGAACCGGATAACTTTTTCCAAAATCAGGTTTTAAATCTTGCAATTGCCTTGCCCGTCTTTTTTATGGCGTCTTTTTTCCCTTATAAAAACTATAAACGAAAAAAAATAATGATTTTATCTGTTTTAGGTATGTTTTCACTATTGTTTCTTGTTCATTTTATAGGCTGGGGAAAGGAAGAAGTCGGTGCGAGAAGTTGGCTTATAACGCCATTTGGTAAGCTTCAACCGTCGGAGGTTGCGAAGATTGTCATCATCATTTATTTCTCTAGTGTTTTCGCAAAGAAATACGAGTCTGGAACGATTGACAATATTAACCAATCGATTGCACCTCCTATTGCCATACTAATTGTAGCAGTTGGTTCGATTATGCTAGAAACAGATCTTGGTGGATCACTTATTATTGTCGTGGTCGCTTTATCTGTGCTGCTGGCAAGTGGGATTAAAAAACGAACCTTTTTTAAACTAAGTGGCATCATTTCGATTGGGATGCTGTTCGCGGGTCTTATTTTATTTGTGAAGTGGAAAGATATTATGAACGATGGTAGACTAGGGCGGTTATTGTCCTTTATGAACCCGTTCGATTATGAACAAGGGTCTGGTTACCAAGTATCGAATGGCTATATTGCAATCGGTACGGGTGGACTCAAAGGTCTTGGGCTGGGTAATTCCATTCAAAAGATGGGTTATTTGCCTGAGCCGCATACAGACGTTATTATGGCGGTTATATCTGAAGAATTAGGGTTAGTAGGAGCGCTCATTGTCATTGGGGGACTGGGCTTCATTGTAATGCGGGCATTTTCGATTGCACTTCGAGCGCAGGATCCACAAGCTAGGATGCTAGCAGCAGGAATTGGGAGTCTTATCGGAATTCAAACATTTATCAATTTAGGCGGTCTAACGGGGTTGATACCGCTTACAGGGGTAACCTTGCCGTTTATTAGCTATGGCGGAACTTCAATTATTCTGTTATCTTTAGCTTTAGGAATATTAATGAACGTTTCAATGTTCGTTAAATATGAAAAAACAAATAGAAAAGGAAGTGCCTTGTGA
- a CDS encoding peptidyl-prolyl cis-trans isomerase — protein sequence MEAIIPIKGKVRYSITLDPGVWIFDDRRIDLKTFFTEDHVEKDELEEYKKAMGKHWSREIMEGATFPPTLKTEKKFEKTKVLTGTYGILFSHFLKTAEPAADATTITFEIEDGTTHSFPLEQADDFIFKFSEEGKPLINDGLVHVLFKDGSNSDTPIRDISSIRID from the coding sequence TTGGAAGCAATAATTCCGATTAAAGGCAAGGTACGCTACTCTATCACACTCGATCCAGGTGTTTGGATTTTCGATGATCGCAGGATTGATTTGAAAACATTTTTCACTGAGGACCATGTTGAAAAAGATGAGCTAGAAGAATATAAAAAAGCAATGGGAAAACACTGGTCACGCGAAATTATGGAAGGTGCGACGTTTCCACCAACATTAAAAACCGAAAAGAAATTCGAAAAAACAAAAGTATTAACAGGCACGTATGGAATTCTTTTCAGCCATTTTTTAAAAACTGCTGAACCTGCTGCTGATGCGACAACGATTACTTTTGAAATTGAAGATGGAACAACCCACTCCTTCCCACTCGAACAGGCCGATGACTTCATTTTCAAGTTTAGCGAAGAGGGTAAGCCACTTATTAATGATGGTCTCGTACACGTTCTGTTCAAAGATGGTTCGAACAGCGACACACCTATTCGTGATATCAGTTCGATTAGAATCGACTAA
- a CDS encoding YlaI family protein: protein MRVKCVICDEIGQLPDDAPIAKTLRNRPIHTYMCPTCNDRIADKTIARIATGNFVFHRSSHSIEKNF from the coding sequence ATGCGCGTTAAATGTGTAATTTGCGATGAAATTGGACAACTTCCAGACGATGCACCTATTGCCAAAACGCTGAGAAATCGTCCCATTCATACGTATATGTGCCCCACTTGCAATGATCGAATTGCCGACAAAACAATTGCCCGCATCGCGACAGGCAATTTTGTTTTCCACCGCAGTTCACACTCAATCGAAAAAAACTTCTAG
- a CDS encoding YlaN family protein — protein MEIDLQETYQEKALKQLQADADKIAQLIKVQMDHLTMPQCPLYEEVLDTQMYGLAREIDFAVKLGLIDRQGGNEILSLLEKEMTILHELYTKK, from the coding sequence ATGGAGATAGACTTACAGGAAACCTATCAGGAAAAGGCATTGAAGCAACTTCAAGCCGATGCTGATAAGATTGCACAACTTATCAAAGTCCAAATGGACCATTTGACGATGCCGCAGTGCCCACTATACGAAGAAGTGTTGGATACACAAATGTATGGCTTGGCCCGTGAAATTGATTTTGCCGTTAAGCTAGGTCTGATTGATCGTCAGGGCGGGAATGAAATTCTTTCTCTGCTCGAGAAGGAAATGACAATCTTGCACGAACTATATACGAAAAAATAA
- the pyc gene encoding pyruvate carboxylase, producing MEKIKKILVANRGEIAIRIFRACTELNIPTVGIYSTEDSGSFHRYKADESYLVGKGKKPIDAYLDIEGIIALAKDSGANAVHPGYGFLAENVDFARRLEEEGIIFIGPTSKHLDMFGDKVKAREQAIKAGIPVIPGTDGPVTSVEEVATFGDTNGYPIIIKASLGGGGRGMRIVTAADEVVEAYERAKSEAKSAFGSDEVYVEKYVFQPKHIEVQILGDSHGNVVHLYERDCSIQRRHQKVVEIAPSISLEDGLREQICDAAVKLAENVGYINAGTMEFLVADGRFYFIEVNPRIQVEHTITEMVTGIDIVHSQIHIADGKSLHEGEASIPTQEDIPLFGYAIQSRVTTEDPLNDFMPDTGKLMVYRSGGGFGVRLDAGNGFQGAVITPYYDSLLVKVSTWGMTFREAASKMDRNLQEFRIRGIKTNIPFLENVVKHNNFLTGNYNTSFIDSTPELFLFPNRKDRGTKMLNYIGNVTINGFPGLEKQSKPVFHPVRKPVVDLLAAPTPGTKQILDERGAEGLVKWIKEQDDVLLTDTTFRDAHQSLLATRVRTSDITAIASESARLMPDLFSYEMWGGATFDVSYRFLKESPWDRLLKLREQIPNVLFQMLFRGANAVGYTNYPDNVIREFVKKSADAGIDVFRIFDSLNWIKGMEVAIDATRDAGKVAEAAICYAGDILDDSRAKYTVNYYKEMAKELEAAGAHILAIKDMAGLLKPEAAYRLISELKATVDLPIHLHSHDTSGNGIYMYAKAIEAGVDIVDTALGAMAGLTSQPSAGSLHYALQGGKRNVRGNVKSLEDLSYYWEDVRKYYQPFESGMMSPHSEIYVHEMPGGQYSNLQQQAKAVGLGERWEDVKDMYSRVNLLFGDVVKVTPSSKVVGDMALFMVQNDLDEKSVLVRGKTIDFPESVIEFFEGYIGQPYGGFPEELQKVILKEREAITVRPGELLEDVNFEKLRDELNEKLGRPVTSHEVLSYALYPKVFDEYSQTNNLFGDVSVINTPEFLYGMRLGEEIEVEIEKGKTLMVKLVSIGEPQSDATRVLYFEMNGQPREVIIEDMSVESVTIRKQKADTSNEAHIAATMPGTVLKVAVSKGAKVKKGEHLLITEAMKMETTIQAPYDGTVKDIYVSAGESIATGDLLIELEH from the coding sequence ATGGAGAAAATTAAGAAAATCTTGGTTGCCAACCGCGGGGAAATTGCGATTCGTATTTTCCGTGCTTGTACCGAGTTGAATATCCCTACAGTCGGAATATATTCGACAGAAGATAGTGGGTCATTCCATCGCTACAAGGCAGATGAGTCTTATCTTGTAGGAAAAGGGAAAAAGCCGATAGATGCATACCTTGATATTGAGGGCATTATTGCACTTGCAAAAGACTCGGGTGCAAATGCTGTACACCCAGGCTATGGATTTCTTGCAGAAAACGTAGATTTTGCACGACGACTTGAAGAAGAAGGAATCATTTTCATCGGTCCTACATCGAAGCACCTAGATATGTTTGGGGATAAAGTGAAGGCAAGAGAACAGGCCATTAAAGCAGGAATTCCAGTAATTCCAGGTACGGATGGTCCAGTAACCTCTGTCGAAGAAGTTGCGACTTTTGGAGACACGAATGGTTACCCCATTATTATCAAGGCGTCACTTGGTGGTGGTGGGCGCGGAATGCGTATTGTTACTGCTGCCGATGAAGTGGTTGAAGCCTATGAGCGTGCTAAATCCGAGGCGAAGTCAGCATTTGGTTCTGATGAAGTCTATGTTGAGAAATACGTTTTCCAGCCGAAACATATTGAAGTGCAAATACTCGGAGACTCACACGGTAATGTCGTTCATCTGTACGAACGAGACTGTTCAATCCAGCGTCGTCATCAAAAAGTCGTGGAAATTGCACCTTCCATTTCACTAGAAGATGGCTTGCGGGAACAGATTTGCGATGCTGCCGTAAAATTGGCTGAAAATGTCGGGTATATCAATGCGGGAACTATGGAATTCCTCGTAGCTGACGGCCGCTTTTATTTCATCGAAGTAAATCCTCGTATTCAAGTGGAACATACCATCACAGAAATGGTAACAGGTATTGATATTGTCCATTCCCAAATTCATATTGCGGATGGAAAAAGTTTGCACGAAGGGGAAGCGAGTATCCCGACACAGGAGGATATCCCGTTATTCGGTTATGCTATTCAATCACGTGTCACAACAGAGGACCCACTCAACGACTTTATGCCTGATACAGGAAAACTAATGGTTTACCGGTCGGGTGGAGGCTTTGGAGTCCGTCTGGATGCGGGGAATGGCTTCCAAGGTGCTGTTATTACACCGTACTATGATTCTTTGTTAGTAAAAGTATCGACATGGGGCATGACTTTCCGAGAAGCTGCATCTAAAATGGACAGAAATTTACAGGAATTCAGAATACGTGGTATTAAAACGAATATTCCATTCCTTGAAAATGTAGTGAAGCATAACAACTTCCTAACAGGTAATTATAATACGAGTTTTATTGATTCGACTCCTGAATTATTCCTGTTCCCAAATCGTAAAGACCGCGGAACGAAAATGCTGAATTATATTGGGAATGTCACGATTAATGGATTCCCGGGACTTGAAAAGCAATCGAAGCCTGTGTTTCATCCTGTTCGAAAGCCGGTAGTAGATTTGCTAGCAGCACCTACACCGGGAACGAAGCAAATTTTGGATGAGCGTGGCGCTGAAGGGCTTGTTAAGTGGATTAAAGAGCAAGATGATGTGCTGCTGACGGATACAACATTCCGGGATGCGCACCAATCACTGTTGGCGACGCGTGTCAGAACTTCCGATATTACTGCGATTGCATCTGAATCTGCAAGACTAATGCCAGACTTATTTTCGTATGAAATGTGGGGCGGCGCAACGTTTGATGTATCTTATAGGTTCTTGAAAGAAAGTCCATGGGATAGGCTGTTGAAGCTACGTGAACAAATTCCAAATGTGTTGTTCCAAATGCTGTTCCGTGGTGCTAATGCTGTTGGATATACAAATTATCCTGACAATGTCATTCGTGAGTTTGTCAAAAAGTCAGCTGATGCGGGAATTGACGTTTTCCGAATTTTCGATAGCTTGAACTGGATCAAAGGAATGGAAGTCGCGATTGATGCAACACGTGATGCAGGGAAAGTTGCAGAGGCAGCAATTTGTTACGCTGGGGATATCCTAGATGACTCACGTGCGAAATATACGGTTAATTATTATAAAGAGATGGCGAAAGAGTTAGAGGCAGCCGGCGCTCATATTTTAGCGATTAAAGATATGGCTGGATTGTTGAAGCCTGAAGCTGCTTACCGACTTATTTCAGAGCTGAAAGCGACAGTAGATTTGCCAATCCATCTACATTCACATGATACAAGTGGTAACGGTATTTACATGTATGCTAAAGCGATTGAGGCAGGTGTGGATATCGTTGATACGGCTCTTGGGGCAATGGCGGGTCTGACTTCACAACCATCAGCAGGCTCTCTGCATTACGCGCTACAGGGCGGTAAACGTAATGTCCGTGGTAATGTCAAGTCACTTGAAGACTTATCTTACTACTGGGAAGATGTTCGGAAATATTACCAACCCTTTGAAAGTGGCATGATGAGTCCGCATTCGGAAATTTATGTCCATGAAATGCCGGGTGGTCAATATTCTAACTTACAGCAGCAAGCGAAAGCTGTTGGGTTAGGCGAGCGTTGGGAAGACGTGAAGGATATGTATTCCCGTGTCAACCTATTATTTGGAGATGTTGTAAAAGTAACGCCATCTTCGAAAGTAGTCGGCGATATGGCATTGTTCATGGTACAAAATGATTTGGATGAAAAATCAGTACTTGTTCGTGGGAAGACAATCGATTTCCCAGAATCCGTTATTGAATTTTTCGAAGGGTATATTGGTCAACCTTATGGCGGATTCCCAGAAGAGCTTCAAAAGGTCATTTTGAAAGAGCGTGAAGCAATAACAGTACGCCCTGGTGAATTACTAGAAGATGTCAATTTCGAAAAATTAAGAGATGAATTGAATGAGAAATTAGGACGACCTGTGACAAGTCATGAAGTTCTTTCTTATGCGCTTTATCCGAAGGTGTTCGACGAATATTCGCAAACGAATAATCTATTTGGTGATGTATCTGTCATCAATACACCGGAATTCTTATATGGCATGCGTCTTGGCGAAGAAATTGAAGTAGAAATTGAAAAAGGTAAAACATTGATGGTTAAGCTCGTATCAATCGGCGAGCCACAATCCGATGCGACAAGGGTTCTATATTTCGAAATGAACGGTCAACCCCGTGAAGTAATCATTGAAGATATGAGTGTGGAATCTGTTACAATTCGTAAACAGAAGGCAGATACGTCAAACGAAGCGCATATTGCGGCGACGATGCCAGGAACGGTGCTGAAAGTGGCAGTTTCCAAAGGAGCCAAAGTGAAGAAGGGGGAACATCTCCTTATAACAGAAGCTATGAAAATGGAAACAACAATACAAGCGCCATATGACGGCACTGTAAAAGATATTTATGTTTCAGCAGGAGAATCGATTGCAACTGGTGATTTGCTCATAGAATTAGAACATTAA
- a CDS encoding YlaH-like family protein, whose translation MSASVVGDEAIVADRMSGIARFIYEVMPNFDIAGYVLLALIFLMSAIVYKLGFAKKLPLLKNIVIYIFLFIGCLVLTFLAFFLPIVEGLIVAALILIIYRVRRMNEHKKEDSVA comes from the coding sequence ATGAGTGCTAGTGTTGTCGGGGATGAAGCAATCGTTGCAGATCGGATGTCGGGTATTGCAAGGTTCATTTATGAGGTAATGCCTAATTTCGATATAGCTGGTTACGTGCTTTTAGCCCTTATCTTCCTCATGTCGGCAATTGTTTATAAGCTTGGATTTGCTAAGAAACTACCCCTATTAAAAAACATAGTGATTTATATATTTTTGTTCATCGGCTGTTTGGTGTTGACGTTCTTAGCATTTTTCCTTCCAATCGTCGAAGGACTAATCGTAGCGGCTTTAATTTTAATCATCTACCGAGTTCGTAGAATGAACGAACATAAAAAAGAAGACTCAGTTGCTTAA